In Leptidea sinapis chromosome 21, ilLepSina1.1, whole genome shotgun sequence, the following proteins share a genomic window:
- the LOC126970725 gene encoding acid shock protein-like, protein MVNKVNWNQELSRVSLPLLRRNKKYLATARRASAAGRNEKSLAPARRASAAGRNEKSLAPARRASAAGRNEKSLAPARRASAAGRNEKSLAPARRASAAGRNETSLSPARRASAAGRNEKSLAPARRASVVGRN, encoded by the coding sequence atggTAAATAAAGTCAATTGGAATCAAGAACTGAGTCGAGTATCACTTCCCCTCTTAAGAAGAAACAAGAAGTACCTAGCAACAGCTAGAAGAGCTAGTGCAGCTGGAAGAAACGAGAAGTCCCTAGCACCCGCTAGAAGAGCTAGTGCAGCTGGAAGAAACGAGAAGTCCCTAGCACCCGCTAGAAGAGCTAGTGCAGCTGGAAGAAATGAGAAATCCCTAGCACCCGCTAGAAGAGCTAGTGCAGCTGGAAGAAACGAGAAGTCCCTAGCACCCGCTAGAAGAGCTAGTGCAGCTGGAAGAAACGAGACATCCCTATCACCCGCTAGAAGAGCTAGTGCAGCTGGAAGAAATGAGAAGTCCCTAGCACCCGCTAGAAGAGCTAGTGTAGTTGGAAGAAACTAG